In the Paenibacillus sp. FSL H7-0357 genome, one interval contains:
- a CDS encoding DUF7662 domain-containing protein — MSKFAPLIKYLEENCSKSTVVTFVDLEQILGFNLPKSAFKKSDWWRNSRCVPNRPWVHAGWEVENVILGDSVTFSKNLNFKKCTNTEYLASRFKDLRTYGCSGFMYLNSKEFYEIMNITLTKDGFFITLYEHNSVRLQFDLEISNFNESIFDFEFEAQDARFLFYKEIDENDDFLDEFDDDDFLDEEALHCQSCGKSINFAGECYCNKNPLSVTVTISDNIYIFNEFCKETIDYLYNYNYKIAIWNVINNNVKYIYFKEIILQDKGFYIEDNWVSINEFLNTTQVIKEVSFQTCDKCLVTTRVYWNETKWLCKPCELALDRKRAGQFE; from the coding sequence ATGAGTAAATTTGCGCCCTTGATAAAATATCTCGAAGAAAATTGTTCCAAGTCTACTGTTGTTACATTTGTAGACCTTGAACAAATTTTAGGATTTAACTTACCGAAATCCGCTTTCAAAAAATCCGATTGGTGGAGAAATAGTAGATGTGTTCCGAATAGACCATGGGTACATGCGGGTTGGGAAGTAGAAAATGTCATCTTAGGGGACTCAGTTACATTTTCCAAAAATTTAAATTTCAAAAAATGTACTAATACGGAATATTTAGCCTCACGATTTAAAGATTTACGAACTTATGGTTGCTCAGGTTTTATGTATCTGAATTCCAAAGAGTTTTATGAAATTATGAACATAACCTTAACAAAGGATGGATTTTTCATAACGCTCTACGAGCATAATAGCGTAAGATTACAATTCGATCTAGAAATCTCAAACTTTAACGAATCTATATTTGATTTTGAATTTGAGGCACAGGATGCAAGATTCTTATTTTATAAAGAAATTGACGAAAATGATGACTTTCTAGATGAATTTGATGATGATGATTTTCTCGATGAAGAAGCTTTACATTGTCAAAGTTGTGGTAAGTCAATTAATTTTGCTGGAGAGTGCTACTGTAACAAAAATCCTCTTAGTGTCACCGTAACAATATCAGACAATATATATATTTTTAATGAATTTTGTAAAGAAACAATTGATTATCTTTATAATTATAACTATAAAATAGCCATTTGGAATGTGATCAATAATAATGTTAAGTATATTTATTTCAAAGAAATAATCTTACAAGATAAGGGATTTTATATAGAAGATAACTGGGTTTCGATTAATGAATTCCTAAATACCACTCAAGTTATCAAAGAGGTTTCATTTCAAACTTGTGATAAATGCCTTGTTACAACAAGAGTTTATTGGAATGAGACAAAATGGCTCTGTAAACCTTGTGAACTAGCCTTAGATCGAAAACGAGCAGGACAGTTTGAATAA